The following are encoded in a window of Candidatus Hydrogenedentota bacterium genomic DNA:
- a CDS encoding DUF1559 domain-containing protein, producing MKKRGFTLIELLVVIAIIGILAAILLPALARAREAARRASCQNNLKQFGIVYKMYANESKGEKWPTAMFQCNNGTTGILTQPHIGQIYPEYLTDPTLFVCPSSAVLKADDMWYTDENGNRACRLEIDPEGNGQTDGDVHWWPVNYCYNYWGWAFNDCSMTSQYSINLATALSVLGVGLPPGFSTSLNGPTQILVTYLYEKQAPDIDQDMGNLADIMDVIDNDVPSDFSTYYPRTTYRLREGIERFFITDINNAAASAQAQSELAVMWDVISATAQDYNHIPGGSNVLYADGHVGFLKYPDNKAPVNEAFAVVGYINKSGGLDF from the coding sequence ATGAAGAAGAGAGGCTTTACGTTAATTGAACTGCTAGTCGTTATTGCCATCATAGGCATCTTGGCGGCGATTCTGCTGCCGGCATTGGCGCGTGCGCGCGAGGCGGCGCGCAGGGCCAGTTGCCAAAACAACCTGAAACAGTTCGGCATCGTCTATAAGATGTACGCCAACGAGAGCAAGGGCGAGAAGTGGCCGACGGCGATGTTCCAGTGCAACAACGGGACGACTGGAATCTTGACGCAACCGCATATCGGCCAAATCTATCCCGAGTACCTGACGGACCCGACTCTGTTTGTATGCCCCTCCAGCGCGGTGCTGAAAGCCGATGACATGTGGTACACCGATGAGAACGGAAACCGCGCGTGCCGGCTTGAGATCGATCCGGAAGGCAACGGACAGACCGACGGCGATGTGCACTGGTGGCCGGTCAATTACTGCTACAACTACTGGGGCTGGGCGTTCAACGACTGCAGCATGACTTCGCAGTATAGTATCAACCTTGCGACTGCGCTGAGTGTGTTAGGCGTTGGTCTTCCTCCGGGGTTCTCTACCTCGCTCAATGGGCCGACCCAGATTCTGGTGACCTACCTGTATGAAAAGCAGGCTCCGGATATCGATCAAGACATGGGGAACTTGGCGGATATCATGGATGTCATCGACAACGATGTGCCTTCCGATTTCAGCACGTACTACCCACGGACAACGTATCGCCTGCGTGAAGGCATCGAACGCTTCTTTATCACTGACATCAACAACGCTGCCGCTAGTGCACAAGCGCAGAGTGAATTGGCCGTGATGTGGGACGTGATCTCCGCGACCGCGCAGGATTACAACCACATTCCGGGCGGTTCGAATGTGCTGTATGCGGACGGCCATGTCGGCTTCCTGAAGTATCCGGACAACAAAGCTCCGGTCAACGAGGCCTTTGCTGTTGTCGGGTACATCAACAAGTCCGGAGGCCTGGATTTCTAG
- a CDS encoding TetR/AcrR family transcriptional regulator — MVTVLTGKQRQIRVREELLLDIARKMLLKSGYHGLTMARIADAADCSKGTVYQHFSCKEDLIVTLAARSSEKQRVLVERGAMFRGGTRERMLAVGEATVLFARLNWGEVRIFQIMTGEAIMQKATPEVLSQLKMSAHGTSQIMFGIVRDAIAAGDLCLPPDTSPADVVYPLWVLGDGIKSASSSWMPPSEIGVTDAAATILKHGFVLGDGYGWRPLSKDWDYAESLRRIRLECFPEESKKVYVEQLPVAGGGSAQFGGDGARDNQGKEV, encoded by the coding sequence ATGGTCACGGTGCTCACCGGTAAGCAGCGACAAATTCGGGTGCGGGAAGAGCTGCTACTGGACATTGCCCGCAAGATGCTACTCAAGAGCGGTTACCATGGGCTAACCATGGCGCGCATCGCGGATGCGGCCGACTGCTCGAAGGGAACGGTCTATCAGCATTTCTCGTGCAAGGAAGATCTCATCGTTACGCTGGCGGCGCGCAGTTCAGAGAAGCAACGTGTGCTGGTGGAGCGGGGGGCGATGTTTCGCGGGGGCACGCGGGAGCGCATGCTGGCGGTGGGTGAAGCGACGGTCCTGTTTGCGCGGCTGAATTGGGGTGAGGTCCGCATTTTCCAGATCATGACCGGCGAAGCAATCATGCAGAAGGCGACGCCGGAAGTGTTGTCTCAATTGAAGATGTCGGCGCATGGGACGTCGCAGATTATGTTTGGGATCGTTCGCGACGCGATTGCCGCGGGCGATCTGTGTTTACCGCCGGACACGAGTCCGGCAGACGTGGTGTATCCGTTGTGGGTGCTGGGAGACGGTATCAAGTCGGCGTCGTCGAGTTGGATGCCGCCGAGTGAAATCGGCGTGACGGATGCGGCGGCCACGATTCTGAAGCATGGGTTTGTGCTGGGCGATGGATACGGTTGGCGGCCCTTGTCGAAAGACTGGGACTACGCGGAGTCGCTGCGGCGAATCCGCTTGGAATGCTTTCCCGAAGAGTCGAAGAAGGTATACGTAGAACAGTTGCCGGTGGCTGGGGGCGGTTCGGCCCAATTTGGGGGGGACGGAGCGCGCGATAACCAGGGAAAGGAGGTATGA